The window TTTTCCAATTTAAAATTTCCTTAAAGATGAATTTGTTTCCATTTTTGAATTCTCTGTTTAACCTACATGGCTTTCTACATCAAATTTTTCATGACAAACACTCACATGCTAATGGCTCATAGTGTGAGACTCGGCAGGGCTTTACTTCACATATTTGCTTTGTCATTTCTGGACATTCTTGAAATAAGCAATGGCTCAGAGAGTGACATCTACTGCTTGAGGTCCATTAAAGATTCATTAGAAGACCCCCACAACTTCTTGAAAGATTCATGGTACTTCAACAACAATACCGCGGATTTCATCTGTGAATTTGTTAGGGTTGAATGTTGGCACCCAGATGTGAATGAGGTCTTAAATATCCAACTCAGTCACATGATGCTCAAGGGCCATTTTCCTCGTGACATTGAGCACTGCACACATTTAACAGGGTTAGACCTCTCTGCTAATGAACTTTTAGGACCAGTCCCATTTGACATAGGAGACTTAATAATCCCATTTGTCATTAAACTTGACCTCTCCGGCAACAAATTTTCTAGCGCGAAATCCTaaagaatttttcaatttcagttttctAAATGTTCTTAATCTTGACCAGAACCAACTAATTGGTCAAATCCCTTCCCAAATAAGCAACCTCGATCATTTGAAGTTCTTCAATGTTTCTAACAATCAGTTGTCAGGATTGGTCCCCGTCTTTAACAAAACCACTACTAAATTTACAGCTGAGAACTTTGCTAACAACAAGGAACTTTGTGGAGGGCCATTGGAACCCTGTCCAAAACAAATATGGAAGTTCTTTTCATTCAAAAATGGGTTTCTAGTTGGTTATGTGTTTTCTGTAGGTGGCATTGTCCAAAA of the Quercus robur chromosome 10, dhQueRobu3.1, whole genome shotgun sequence genome contains:
- the LOC126702876 gene encoding probably inactive leucine-rich repeat receptor-like protein kinase At5g48380, with the protein product MAFYIKFFMTNTHMLMAHSVRLGRALLHIFALSFLDILEISNGSESDIYCLRSIKDSLEDPHNFLKDSWYFNNNTADFICEFVRVECWHPDVNEVLNIQLSHMMLKGHFPRDIEHCTHLTGLDLSANELLGPVPFDIGDLIIPFVIKLDLSGNKFSSAKS